Proteins encoded in a region of the Myxococcus guangdongensis genome:
- a CDS encoding periplasmic heavy metal sensor, translating to MKLRMSMWLAAAALSPLLAALPAQAQPEPENVVVHRAGPGALHVMGPADSALPLGPLPPAAHGIPPQVVEKLGIPREVAKQIQELTFDANEAVIPLEADLKRAQLQLERQLRADSTDENAVLKQVEEVGRAETAVRKNRLSLMVRIKRLLGPELWRKVEAEMGTMRIQKRIEIRKGIPDEDGPGPGGPGPRKP from the coding sequence ATGAAGCTTCGCATGTCCATGTGGTTGGCCGCGGCGGCGTTGAGCCCGCTGCTCGCGGCTTTGCCCGCACAGGCCCAACCCGAACCCGAGAACGTCGTCGTCCACCGCGCGGGCCCCGGAGCGTTGCACGTCATGGGGCCCGCGGACAGCGCGCTCCCGCTGGGCCCGCTCCCTCCCGCCGCGCACGGCATCCCTCCGCAGGTGGTGGAGAAGCTGGGCATCCCCCGGGAGGTGGCCAAGCAGATTCAAGAGCTGACGTTCGACGCGAACGAGGCCGTCATCCCGCTGGAGGCGGACCTCAAGCGCGCGCAGCTCCAGCTCGAGCGCCAGCTGCGCGCGGACTCCACCGATGAGAACGCGGTGCTCAAGCAGGTGGAGGAGGTGGGCCGCGCGGAGACGGCGGTGCGCAAGAACCGTCTGTCGTTGATGGTCCGCATCAAGCGACTGTTGGGTCCCGAGCTGTGGCGCAAGGTGGAGGCGGAGATGGGCACGATGCGCATCCAGAAGCGCATCGAGATCCGCAAGGGCATCCCGGACGAGGACGGCCCCGGTCCCGGCGGTCCTGGCCCGCGCAAGCCGTAG